In Aegilops tauschii subsp. strangulata cultivar AL8/78 chromosome 3, Aet v6.0, whole genome shotgun sequence, one genomic interval encodes:
- the LOC109778660 gene encoding uncharacterized protein At4g15970 yields MAISKSAQPSPVAIFLSGAASATALLVFFYTATAGPAWPTATTEFAPQGSQAVARPASALATKASSPTNATGGDDAFARMLRRAAMEDRTVIMTSVNEAWAAEGSLLDSFLESFRVGLNISHLVKHIVVVAMDEGALRRCRAVHPHCHLLLPDVDGLDLSGAKSYMTKDYLDLVWSKLRLQHRVLLLGYNLLFTDVDVAWFRDPRVHITAAADITTSSDFYFGDPDDLGNYPNTGFIYFKATARNARAMAYWHAARARFPENHDQFVFNEIKRELAAPPIGVRIRFVDSKHVSGFCQLGRDLNRIATVHMTCCIGLENKLHDLRRVVEDWRRYVSRPQWERRAGKIGWRFEGGKCIH; encoded by the exons ATGGCGATCTCCAAGAGCGCCCAGCCCTCGCCGGTGGCCATCTTCCTCTCAGGGGCGGCCTCGGCGACTGCGCTGCTCGTCTTCTTCTACACCGCCACCGCAGGCCCCGCGTGGCCCACGGCGACGACGGAGTTCGCTCCTCAGGGAAGCCAGGCGGTGGCTCGGCCGGCTTCTGCACTGGCGACGAAGGCTTCTTCTCCTACCAATGCG ACGGGCGGCGACGACGCGTTCGCGCGGATGCTGCGGCGGGCGGCGATGGAGGACCGGACGGTGATCATGACGTCGGTGAACGAGGCGTGGGCGGCGGAGGGGTCGCTGCTGGACTCCTTCCTCGAGAGCTTCCGCGTGGGGCTCAACATCTCGCACCTGGTGAAGCACATCGTGGTGGTGGCCATGGACGAGGGCGCGCTCCGCCGGTGCCGCGCCGTGCACCCGCACTGCCACCTGCTGCTCCCCGACGTGGACGGCCTCGACCTCTCCGGCGCCAAGAGCTACATGACCAAGGACTACCTCGACCTCGTCTGGAGCAAGCTCCGGCTCCAGcaccgcgtcctcctcctcggctaCAACCTCCTCTTCACG GACGTGGACGTGGCGTGGTTCCGGGACCCGCGGGTGCACATCACGGCGGCGGCGGACATCACGACGTCGAGCGACTTCTACTTCGGCGACCCGGACGACCTGGGCAACTACCCCAACACGGGCTTCATCTACTTCAAGGCCACGGCCCGCAACGCGCGCGCCATGGCCTACTGGCACGCCGCCAGGGCGCGCTTCCCGGAGAACCACGACCAGTTCGTCTTCAACGAGATCAAGCGGGAGCTGGCGGCGCCGCCCATCGGCGTCCGGATCAGGTTCGTCGACAGCAAGCACGTCAGCGGCTTCTGCCAGCTGGGGCGCGACCTCAACCGCATCGCCACCGTGCACATGACCTGCTGCATCGGGCTCGAGAACaagctgcacgacctccggcgcGTCGTCGAGGACTGGAGGCGCTACGTGTCGCGCCCGCAGTGGGAGCGCCGGGCCGGCAAGATCGGCTGGAGGTTCGAGGGAGGCAAGTGCATACATTGA